From a single Vitis vinifera cultivar Pinot Noir 40024 chromosome 18, ASM3070453v1 genomic region:
- the LOC100253768 gene encoding putative invertase inhibitor: MAMAMAMAHPLIPAFFLLITPLLFLTHSLSPAHAASELVDGVCHESQNYSFCIQALESDPKTPAAKDYMDLAVISLNLGISNTTDTRSYINDLYESPETDPSKKPALKGCISGYDGAVGSFKSALGELKEDALTANYDAKVAGDGAVSCEDQLASGGVKDSSISARNQFTLSLSNIADVITTHLLH; encoded by the coding sequence ATGGCAATGGCAATGGCAATGGCACACCCATTAATCCCTGCCTTCTTCCTTCTGATTACCCCTTTGCTTTTCTTGACCCATTCTCTATCTCCTGCTCATGCAGCATCAGAGCTAGTGGACGGAGTCTGCCATGAGTCCCAAAACTATTCATTCTGCATTCAGGCTCTGGAGTCGGATCCCAAAACTCCTGCAGCAAAGGACTACATGGATCTAGCCGTGATTTCCCTCAATTTAGGGATTTCAAATACAACAGACACTCGTTCTTACATTAACGACCTGTATGAGAGCCCAGAGACGGATCCCAGTAAGAAGCCTGCCCTCAAGGGCTGCATATCTGGTTATGATGGAGCGGTTGGATCCTTCAAAAGTGCTTTGGGGGAACTGAAGGAGGATGCTTTGACTGCAAACTATGATGCCAAGGTTGCTGGTGATGGCGCAGTGAGTTGTGAGGATCAATTGGCTTCTGGTGGGGTTAAAGATTCTTCAATTTCTGCTAGGAATCAGTTCACTTTATCCTTGAGTAATATTGCAGATGTGATTACAACCCACTTGCTTCATTAA